A stretch of DNA from Granulicella pectinivorans:
CGAGCTTCGTCAGATCCTGCCCCGCGACGGGAAACATCGCCGAGCTGAACCCCCCAATCGAAGCAAATAGCTCCGGATGCCGCAACCCGATCGTCAGCGACTCCAATCCGCCCATCGAAAGCCCTGCAATCGCCGTATGCTCCCGGTCCGTCGCAACGTCGTAGTGGGTCTGCACCTGCGGCATGATCTCCTTCAACAGCGTCTCCGCGAACAGATTCACATTGTTGGAGATCTGCGCCTGGTCTCGCCACACCTCGAAGCCATTGGAAAGAAAGGTCATATCCCCGTAACCGAGAGGCATCACAATCACCATGGGCTTGGCCTTGCCACTTGCCAGCAGGCGCTCGTACATCAGGTCGGCCTTGCCCGTTTTGATCCAAGCGTCCGCATTGCCGCCCCAGCCATGCAGCAGATACAGCACCGGATACCCCGGCTTCTTC
This window harbors:
- a CDS encoding alpha/beta hydrolase, with translation MNRYALLLSLCLLPCPSFGQTAPADATPGLAATDVIPHGAVHRESYTTKFVKGLDGDQGTFLVYTPPGYDAAKKPGYPVLYLLHGWGGNADAWIKTGKADLMYERLLASGKAKPMVIVMPLGYGDMTFLSNGFEVWRDQAQISNNVNLFAETLLKEIMPQVQTHYDVATDREHTAIAGLSMGGLESLTIGLRHPELFASIGGFSSAMFPVAGQDLTKLDPKKENLKLLWVACGTDDDLLSVNRIFEMHLRDEGLPVTVVETPGKHAWGVWKNNFRVFVPLLFQDDTAKR